A window of Variovorax paradoxus EPS genomic DNA:
GCTGGGGCTTCGGCATGAAGCAGGGCCCGTTCGAACTCTGGCAGGAAGCCGGCTGGGCGCAAGTCGCCAAGTGGATTCAGGAAGACATCGATGCCGGCAAGGCGCTGAGCACCGCGCCGCTGCCCAAGTGGGTGTTCGAAGGCGCCGTGGCCAAGGCCGGCGGCGTGCACACGCCTGAAGGCTCGTGGAGCGCATCGCAGGGCCAGTTCGTGCCGCAGCGCAAGCTGCCGGTGCACGACCGCCAGTTGTTCCCCGAGAGCGTGCTTGGCGCGAATGCCGCGGATGCGAACACCGCGGGCACGACCATCAGCGACGAAGGCGACGTGCGCGTGTGGACGCTGGACGGCGAAGTGCTCATCGCGAGCATCCATTCGAAGATGCACGCCATCAGCCCCGATGTGGCCGAAGCGCTGGGCGCCGCGGTCGAGCTGGCAGAGGCTGAATACAAGGGCCTGGTGATCTGGTCGCCCGACGAGATGTTCTCGGTCGGCGCCGACCTGCAAGCGATGCTGCCGGCGTTCGTGGTCGCAGGCATCGGTGCAGTCGAAGGCGCCGAAGAAGAGCTGCAGAACGTGATGCTCAAGATCCGCTATGCGAGCGTCCCGGTTGTCTCGGCCGTGCGCGGCATGGCGCTGGGCGGCGGTTGCGAACTGGCCGTGTACTCGGCCAAGCGCGTGGCCGCGATGGAAAGCTACATCGGCCTGGTCGAAGTGGGCGTGGGCCTGATTCCCGGCGCGGGCGGCCTGACCTACATCGCACGCCGTGCGGCAGAGAACGCATCGGCCTCGACGGGCACCGATCTGCTGCCATTCCTCACCGAAGGCTTCACCGCCGCTGCTATGGCGAAGGTCGGCACGGGCGCGCTCGATTCGAAGAAGCTCGGCTATCTGCTCGACAGCGACGTGATCGTGCCGAACAAGGACGAACTGCTCTACGTCGCACTGCAGCAGGCCAAGGCGATGTCCGACGCCGGCTACCGCGCACCGCTGCGCCGCACCTTCCGCGTGGCGGGCCGCAGCGGCGCCGCGACGATCAAGGGCCAGTTGGTGAACATGCGCGACGGCGGCTTCATCAGCGCGCACGACTTCCACATCGCCAGCCTGATCGCCAACGTGGTCACGGGCGGCGACGTGGACGCGGGTTCGCTCGTGACCGAGGAATACCTGATGACGCTGGAGCGCAAGGCGTTCTGCTCGCTCATCGTGCACCCCAAGACGCAGGAGCGGATCATGGGGATGTTGAGCACGGGGAAGCCGGTGCGTAACTGACGCGGGTATTCCTCTTCCTCCTTCCCCTTCCGGGGGAAGGCCGGGATGGGGGCTTTCCAACCAAGCACGATGCGAAACCAGTCCACCCCCAACGCCCGCGCGAACGCACAAGTGCTTCGCCGCGAGATGACCGACTCGGAGCGAAAGCTCTGGAGCGGACTGCGTGCGGAGCAGTTGGGCGTGAAGTTCCGTCGCCAGCACCCGCTGGGCAACTACATCGCAGATTTCGCATGCTTGGCACCGAGACTGATCGTCGAACTCGATGGCTCGCAGCATCAGGCGCAGCAAGGCTGCGACACACGACGTGACGAATTCTTCCGCGCACAGGGCTTCGATGTGTTGCGTTTCGCATCGAACGATCCGTTCACCAATCTTGATGGGGTTCGTCAGGCCATTGCCAATCGGCTTGTCGAATTGACGCCGTCGGCCCCCATCCCAGCCTTCCCCCGGAGGGGGAAGGAGCAAGAAAATCCAGGAGCTTCTTCATGAGCAGCAAACAAATCCAAGACGCCTACATCGTCTCCGCCACCCGCACCCCCATCGGCAAATCGCACCGCGGCTACTTACGCAACTACCGTCCCGACGACCTTCTCGCGACCACGCTGAAGGCGGCGCTCGCCGCCGTGCCGGGCCTCGACCCGAAGGCCATCGAAGACATCATCTGCGGCTGCGCCATTCCCGAATCGCAGCAGGGCCTGAACGTCGCGCGCATCGGCGCGGTGCTCGCGGGCCTGCCGACGAGCATCGGCGGCATCACCGTCAACCGCTTCTGCGCCTCGGGTCTCTCGGCGGTGCAGATGGCTGCGGACCGCATCCGCGTCGGCGAGGCGGACGTGATGATCGCGGCTGGCGTCGAAAGCATGAGCATGGTGCCGATGATGGGCAATTCGCCGTCGCTGTCGCCTTCCATCTTCGAGCGCGAAGGCGACGTGGGCATCGCCTACGGCATGGGCCTCACGGCCGAGAAGGTCGCGCAGCAGTGGAAGGTGAGCCGCGAGGCGCAGGACGCGTTCGCGCTCGCCTCGCACCAGAAGGCACTGGCCGCGCAGAAGGCCGGCAAGTTCGCGGACGAGATCACGCCCATCGAAGTGACCGACCGCGCGCCGAACCTGGAGACCGGCGAGTCGATTGCCAAGACCCGCACCGTGAACCTCGACGAAGGCGCACGCCCCGACACCAGCATCGAAGGCCTCGCCAAGCTGCGCACAGTGTTCGCCGCGCGCGGCACCGTGACGGCCGGCAACAGCTCGCAGACCTCCGACGGCGCGGGCGCTCTGATCCTCGCGAGCGAGAAGGCGGTGAAGCAATACGGCCTCACGCCGCTCGCACGCTTCGTGAGCTTCGCAAGCAAGGGCGTGCCGCCGCACATCATGGGCATCGGCCCGATCGAGGCCATTCCCGCCGCGCTGCGCTATGCGGGCCTGAAGCACGAGGACATCGACTGGTTCGAACTCAACGAAGCCTTTGCCGCGCAATCGCTCGCGGTGATCAACACGCTGGGGCTCGATCCGTCGAAGGTGAATCCAATGGGCGGCGCGATTGCACTGGGCCATCCGCTCGGCGCGACCGGCGCGATTCGCGCGGCGACCGTGGTGCACGCGCTGCGCCGCGAGAACCTGAAGTACGGCATGGTCACGATGTGCGTGGGCATGGGCCAAGGCGCTGCAGGCATCTTCGAACGCGTCTAGCGGCTGCTGCGCGGGCGATCTGCGGCATTGCGAGGCCCGTCGGGAAATCCTCACGACCTTCAGGTCGCTCCGGTTTCCCGCCACCCGCGCCTCGCATCTCATCCCGCTCGCTACGCCGCGGGCCGGTGGTCGATCAACGAAGAAAGAGGCAAACGCATGCAAGCGCAACAACTCCCGGTCGATGGCGGCGCCCAGCAACTGGCGGTGCGCCGCTACGAGCCCGCCGGCGCACCGCGCGCCAGCATCGTGATCGGTGGCGCGATGGGCGTGCGCCAGTCGTTCTACGAACCCTTCGCGCAGTGGCTCGCCGGCCAAGGCCTTCGCGTCTGGACCTTCGACTACCGGGGCTCGGGCGACTCGCGCGGCAACGCGCCGCTGCGCGGTTTCAAGGCCGACCTGTTCGACTGGGCGCGCGATTACGAAGCAGTGATCGACACCGCCAAGGCTGCGCTGCCCGACGAACCGCTCTACCTGCTGGGCCACAGCCTCGGCGCGCAACTGCCGGGCTTTCTGCAACGTCCCGAGCAGGTCGCGGGCCTCGTGAGCATCGCGGCCGGCAGCGGCTACTGGCGCGAGAACGCACCGAAGCTTCGGCGCAGCATCCTCTACTTCTGGTTCGTGCTCGTGCCGCTGGTCACGCGGCTGTGCGGCTACTTTCCGGGCCGCAAGCTGAAGAAGGTGGGCGACCTGCCGCGCGGCGTGATCCTGCAATGGCGGCGCTGGTGCCTTCACCCGCGCTACAGCCTCGGCGCGGAAGGCGAATCGGCGGTGCGAAGCTACGGGCGCGTGCGCTTCCCGGTGCTTGCGCTGTCGATCACCGACGATGAATTGATGACGCTCGCCGGCACCGAAAGCCTCGTGAGCTTCTATGCGGGCGCCCCGAGCGTGGTCGAGCGCATCGCACCGGCGGATGTGCAGGCGCGGCGCATCGGCCACTTCGGCTTCTTCCGCGAGCAGTTCAGCCAGAGCCTCTGGCCGGGCATGGTCGACAAGCTGCACCGGCTGGCCGCCCTGACCGCACCTGCCGCGCCTGCGGCGGTGCAGCACGCCAACGTCCCGCACACGACTGCGTGACGCCATCCACCGGAGGCACACTGCAAGCACCATGAGCAGCACGCAACACCCCTTCGACAAAGCCCTGGCCCTGCACCACAGCGACATCCGCGTGGGCCACTTCACGGGCATGACCAGCCCCGATTACTGGAACATGGTCGGCCCTTTCGGCGGCACCACGGCGGCCCTGGTGCTGCAGTCGGTGATGCGCCATCCCGACGTGCTCGGCACGCCGATCGCATTGACCGTCAACTACGCGGCCGCGCTCGAAGCCGGCGCGTTCGACATCCAGGCCACGGCCGTGCGCACCAACCGCTCGACGCAGCACTGGACCGTGCAGATCACGCAGGCCGGCGCGAGCGGCGCGCCGAACATGACCACCACCGCCACCGTGGTGACGGCCGCGCGCCGCGACACCTGGGGCGAGAGCGACATGCCGATGCCCGAGGCGCCCGCGCCCGAGACGGTCGAGCGCATGAGCATCGGCCCGTCGGGCGTGGCGTGGATCAACCAGTACGAGATGCGCCCGTTCAGCGGCGGCATTCCCGCGAAGTGGGACGAGAGCCGGCAGCACAGCGAAACGCGCATCTGGCTGCGCGATGCGCAACCCCGGCCGCTGGACTTCGCATCGCTCGCGGCGATGAGCGACATGTTCTATCCGCGCGTGTGGCTGCGCCGCGCCAAGCACGTGCCGGCGGGCACGGTGTCGATCACCACCTACTTCCACGTGGGTGCGGCCGAGCTGGCCGAGGTCGGCACGGGCTACCTGCTGGGCCGCGCGGCGGGGCAGCAGTTCTTCAACGGATTCTTCGACCAGACGGCGCATCTGTGGAGCGAGAAGGGCGTGTTGCTCGCCACCTCGAACCAGATCGTCTACTACAAGGAATAGAAATGGCCGCTCTGCAGAAAGCCGCTCTCATCGTCGGCGCGGGTGATGCCACCGGCGGCGCCATCGCCCGCCGCTTCGCACGCGAGGGATTCGCCGCTTGCGTCACCCGGCGCAGCCTCGACAAGCTGCAGCCGCTGGTCGCGCAGATCGAGGCCGATGGCGGCCGCGCCCATGCCTTTGCATGCGATGCGCGAAAAGAAGAAGAGGTCGTCGCCCTCATCGAGCAGATCGAATCCACGGTCGGCCCGATCGAGGTGATGGTGTTCAACATCGGCGCCAACGTGCCCGAGAGCATCCTCACCGAGACCGCGCGCAAGTACTTCAAGGTGTGGGAGATGGCGTGCTTCTCGGGCTTTCTCAACGGGCGCGAAGTGGCGAGGCGCATGGTGGCGCGCGAGATGCCGCAAGGCGGGCATCGCGGCACGATCATCTTCACCGGCGCCACCGCCTCGCTGCGCGGCGCCGCGAACTTCGGCGCGTTCTCGGGCGCGAAGATGGCCCTGCGCGCACTGGCCCAATCGATGGCGCGCGAACTGGGGCCGCAAGGCATTCACGTCGCGCACGTGGTGGTCGATGGCGCCATCGACACCGAGTTCATCCGCAGCAATTTCCCCGAGCGCTATGCGCTGAAGGAGAGCGACGGCATCCTGAATCCGGACCACATCGCCGACAGCTACTGGATGCTGCATTCGCAGCCGCGCGACGCGTGGACGCACGAGTTGGATCTGCGACCTTGGTCCGAGAAGTTCTGACAAACAGATCAAAAGATCCGGAGACACCCATGACAAAGACCGTCGAGTTCTATTTCGATTTCGGCAGCCCCGCCGCCTACTTGGCCGCGACCCAGTTGCCGCACGTGTGTGCGGACACGGGCGCCGAGCTGGTGTGGAAGCCGATGCTGCTGGGTGGCGTGTTCCAGGCCACCGGCAACCATTCGCCCGCGGAGATCAAGCCCAAGGGCCCGTACATGAACATCGACCTCAAGCGCTTCGCCAGGCGCTACGGCGTGCCCTTCGTGCACAACCCGCATTTCCCGATCAACACGCTGCTGCTGATGCGTGGTGCGACCGGCATGCAGATGAAAGAGCCGGCGCGTTTCGGCGCATACGTCGATGCGGTCTACCACGCGATGTGGGTCGAGCCGCAGAACCTCAACGACCCGGCGACGGTCGGCGCCGTCTTGCAGAATGCGGGCTTCGACGCCACCGCTTTGCTCGCGCTGGCCGGCGCGCAGGAAGTGAAGGACCGCCTCAAGGCCGTCACGCAGGAAGCCGTGGAGCGCGGCGTGTTCGGCGCCCCCACCATGTTCGTCGGCGACCAGATGTTCTGGGGGCAGGACCGCCTCGATTTCGTGCGCGAAGCACTCGACGCCTGAGCGAACTGCCGACAGCAGCAACCGTTTTTATCCAAGGACCATTCCCATGAGCGACATCCTCGTCCACACCGAAGCCGGTGTGATGACCATCACATTCAATCGCGTCGACAAGAAGAACTCGATCACCAGCAGCATGTACGCCGAGTTGGCCGATGCGCTGGTCACGGCCGAGAGCGAAGCGGCGGTGCGCTGCGTGCTGATCCAGGGCGACCCGACGATCTTCAGCGCGGGCAACGACATCGGCGATTTTCTCAACGGGCCGCCCGCCACGCAGGAGTCGCCGGTGTTCCGCTTCCTGCGCGGCATCGCGACCTTTCCGAAGCCCATCGTCGCGTCGGTCTGCGGTCCGGCCGTGGGCATCGGCACGACGATGCTGTTCCATTGCGACCTCGTCTATGCCGGCGACAACGCGGCGTTCTCGATGCCCTTCGTGAACCTGGGTCTGTGCCCCGAGGCGGCATCGAGCCTGCTCGTGCCGCAGATGCTGGGCTATCACCGCGCGGCCGAAGCGCTGCTGCTGGGCGAACCTTTCATGGCCGAGGCCGCGCTCGAAGTGGGCCTGGTCAACCGCGTCGTGCCGCCGACCGAAGCCAACGGCATCGCGCAAACGCAGGCCCGCAAGCTCGCGGCCAAGCCGCTGAGCGCGCTGGTCGAGACCAAGCGCCTGCTGAAGAAGGGGCAACTGCCCGCAGTGCTCGAGCGCATGGGCGAAGAGGGCGCGAGCTTCGGCCGCATGCTGCGCGAGCCGGCCGCCAAGGAAGCCTTCGGCGCGTTCATGGAGAAGCGCAAGCCCGATTTCTCGAAAGTCTGAGGGTTCCTCCCGCGTTGGCCCGCCGACAGTGGCCCTTTACACTGTCCGGCGTGCAAATTTTCGAGACAAGACCGCCCGAAACGCCCGGCCAGCGGGCAATTGATGCTACTGAAAAAGTAGCAATCGACCGCACACGCAGGCGTACTTTGGGCTTGCTTGCGGGCACCTTGGCGGCGCCTTCCGTGGTCCTCGCGCGGGTCCGCCCGCTGCGCATCGGCGTCATCGGTTCCTGGTCAGGTCCTTATGCGGGCGGCGGGCGGCAGTTCGATGCGGGCATGTCGGTCTGGCTGGCCGCGCACAACCAGCAGATCGCGGGGCGGCCCGTCGAATTGCTGCGCCGCGACGTGCCGGGCAGTGCGCCGGAACAGGCGCGCCGCAATGCACAGGAGCTCGTGGAGAACGAGCGCGTCGATCTGTTCGCCGGCCTGGACTTCAGCTCCAACGCCTATGCCGTCGGCACCGTCGCCGTGCAGGCGAAGCTGCCGCTGGTGGTGATGAACGCGGCCTCCTCGGGCATCACGGCGCGCTGCCCTTATGCCGTGCGGCTGTCGTTCACCATCGCCCAGGTCACGCTGCCGCTCGCGCGCTGGGCGCTGCAGCAGGGCCTGCGCGATGTCTGCACCGTGGTGGCCGACTACGCCTCGGGCGTCGATGCCGAAAGCACCTTCGTCGCGGGCATCACCGCCGGCGGCGGACAGGTCGGCGCGATGTTGCGGGTGCCGCTCAACACGCTCGATTACTCGGCCTACATGCTGCGGCTGCGCGAGCTCAAGCCGCAGGCGGTGTTCTTCTTTCTGCCCTCGGGGCAGATGCCGGCGACGTTCCTCAAGTTCTGGCGCGACCGCGGCATGGCCGACACCGGCATCCGCCTGCTCGCGACCGGCGACGCCACCGACGACCATTACCTCGAAGGCATCGGCGAACTGGCCGACGGGCTCGTGACCAGCCACCACTACTCGTTCGCGCATGAATCGCCGGCCAACCGCCGCTTCACGGGCGTCTTCGAGACGGAATACGGCAGCCATCTGCGGCCGGGCTATTTCGCCGTGGCGGCGCACGATGCGCTCGCGGCCATCGATGCGGCGATGAGCTCGCCCTCGGCGCGCGGCTCCCTCAGTGGGGAGCGCCTGGTCGATGCCTTCCGGGGCCTCAAGTTCGAGAGCCCGCGCGGCCCGATCGAGATCGACGCCCACACGCGCGACATCGTGCAGACCGTCTACATCCGCCGCACCGAGCGGCGCGAGGGGCGCTGGGTCAACCAGGAGTTCGAGCGATTCGAGCGCGTGCGCGACCCGGGCGTTTGACGTGAAGCCCCGGAGCCGTTCGCACTGAGCTTGTCGAAGCTCTTGCTACCGTTCATGCTGAGCCTGTCGAAGCACTGCGCAAGACTTCGATCCTTCGACGAGCTCAGGACAGGCCAAGCTCAGCCCGAACGGTTTTGGCTTTCAGGCGGGTTGTTCGATCACCCGCGGCCGGCCGTTGTCGTCGATCGCCACATAGGTGAACGTCGCCTGCGTCACCTTGATGTACTCGCCCTGGGCCCGGAAGCGCTCGGCGAACACCTCGACCGTCACCGTGACCGAAGTGCGCCCGATGCGCACCAGCTTCGAATAGAACGAGAGGATGTCGCCCAGCCGCACCGGCTGCTTGAAGATGAACTCGTTGACCGCCACCGTGGCCTGCCGCCCCTTGGCGTAGCGCGCCGGGATCACCGAGCCGGCCAAGTCGCACTGCGCCATGACCCAGCCGCCGAAGATGTCGCCGTTGGCATTGCAGTCGGCCGGCATCGGAATGACCTTGAGCACCAGCTCCATGTCGGTGGGCAGGCTTTTGAGGGTCGCTGCGGCGGCAGCACTGGAAGTATCTGACATGGGCACAATCTGGCAACAAACAACAACCACGATTGTCCCCCATGCGCCGCAGCGGCGAAGCCTCTTCTCCATCCTCTCCTTCCCACACCGTCTCCGGCCACCCGCCGGCGAAAAGCGACCGCTCCGACTGGGCGACGCTGCGCCGGCTCTTTCCCTACCTCTGGCAATACAAGTGGCGCGTGATGGCCGCGCTCGCGTTCATGGTGGGCGCCAAGGTGGCCAACGTGGGCGTGCCGGTGCTGCTGAAGAACCTCATCGACACGATGACGCCCAAGCCGGACATGGCGCAGGCGCTGCTCATCGTGCCGATCGGTCTCCTGCTCGCCTACGGCCTCCTGCGCTTCTCGACCGCGCTCTTCGGCGAACTGCGCGAACTGATCTTCGCCAAGGCCACCGAGGGCACGGCGCGGCAGATCGCGCTGGAGGTCTTCGGCCACCTGCATTCGCTGAGCCTGCGCTTCCACCTGGAGCGCCAGACCGGCGGCATGACGCGCGACATCGAGCGCGGCACGCGCGGCGTGCACTCGCTCATCTCGATGTCGCTCTACAGCATCGTCCCCACCATCATCGAGCTGGTGCTGGTGCTCACGATCCTGGGCGTGAAGTTCGATTCGCTGTTCGTCTGGATCACCGCGGCGGCGCTGGTGCTCTACATCACCTTCACGGTGACGGTGACCGAGTGGCGCACCCAGTTCCGCAAGACCATGAACGAGCTCGATTCGATGGCCCAGAGCCGCGCGGTCGATTCGCTCCTGAACTACGAAACCGTCAAGTACTTCAACAACGAGGAGTTCGAGGCCAAGCGCTACGACGCGAGCCTGGACCGCTACCGCAAGGCGGCCATCAAGAGCCAGCGCACGCTGAGCATGCTCAACATCGGGCAGCAGTTGCTGATCGCGATCAGCCTGGTGCTGATGCTGTGGCGGGCCACCTCGGGCGTGGTCGAAGGGCGCATGACGCTGGGCGACCTGGTGATGGTCAACGCCTTCATGATCCAGCTCTACATTCCGCTCAACTTCCTGGGCGTGATCTACCGCGAGATCAAGCAGAGCCTGACCGACCTGGACAAGATGTTCGTGCTCATGGAGAAGGAGCGCGAGGTGCGCGATGCGCCCGATGCGAAGCCCCTGGCCGGCATCGATTCCACCATCCGCTTCGAGGACGTGAACTTTGCCTACGAACCCGCGCGGCCGATCCTCAAGCATGTGAGCTTCGAGATTCCAGCCGGCAAGACGGTGGCGGTGGTCGGCCCCTCCGGGTCGGGCAAGTCCACGCTGGCGCGGCTGCTCTATCGCTTCTACGACGTGCAGCAGGGCCGCATCACCATCGGCGGCGAAGACATTCGCGAGGTCACCCAGTCGAGCGTGCGCCGGGCCATCGGCATCGTGCCGCAGGACACGGTGCTCTTCAACGACACGGTCGAATACAACATCGCGTACGGCCGCCCCGGCGCGACGCGCGAAGAGGTCGAAGGCGCAGCGCGGGCTGCGCGCATCCACGACTTCATCTCGGCCACGCCCATGGGCTACGAAACGACGGTGGGCGAGCGCGGCCTCAAGCTCTCGGGAGGCGAGAAGCAGCGGGTGGCCATCGCGCGCACGCTGCTGAAGAATCCGCCGATCGTGATCTTCGATGAGGCCACCTCGGCGCTCGATTCAGCCAACGAGCGGGCCATCCAGTCGGAGCTCAAGAGCGCTGCGCAGGACAAGACCACGCTGGTCATTGCGCACCGGCTGTCGACCGTGGTCGATGCGCACGAGATCCTCGTGCTCGAATCCGGCGTGATCGTCGAGCGCGGCACGCACGCCGAGCTGCTCGCCAAGCAAGGCCGCTATGCGCAGATGTGGGCTTTGCAGAAGAGCGAAGCGGCGCCGCTGCTCTAGCCTGATCATTCAACCCTTTTCCTCTACTCGATCCAGGAGTTCAGACGTGTCGACCAAGATTCCCCTGCTGGTGCTCAACAGCCTCTCGAGCGCCCACGAGGCCCAGCTTGCAGAGGTCTACGACGTGACCTACGCCTTCGACCCCGCCGCACGCGCGGCCGCCATCGCCGAGCGCGGCAAGGCATTCCGCGCGGTGCTGACCATCGGCGTGATCGGCGTCGCCCCCGAGGAAATCGCGGCGATGCCGGCGCTCGAGCTGGTCTGCTGCCTGGGCGCGGGTTACGAATGCGTGCCGCTCGAGGTGACGCGCGCCCGCGGCATCGTGACCGCCAACGGCGCCGGCACCAACGACGACTGCGTGGCCGACCACGCTTTCGGCCTCCTGATCGGCGTCGTGCGCGAGCTTCGCAAGCTCGACCGGCTGTGCCGCGAAGGCGTGTGGCGCGAGGCCATTCCGCAGCCGCCGAACGTGTCGGGCAAAAAGCTGGGCATCCTGGGGCTCGGCACCATCGGCCAGAAGATCGCCAAGCGCGCAGCGGCGTTCGACATGGAGATCGGCTATCACAACCGGAAGCCGCGCGAAGGCGCGACGCACCGCTACTTCGATGACCTGAAATCGCTCGCCGCCTGGGCCGACTTCCTGGTGCTCGCCGCGCCGGGCGGCCCGGCGACCAGGCACCTGGTCAATGCCGAGGTGCTCGATGCGCTCGGGCCGCAGGGCTACCTGGTGAGCATCGGCCGCGGCAGCGTGGTCGACACCGAGGCGCTGGGTGCGGCGCTGCGCGAGAACCGCATTGCGGGCGCGGGTGTCGATGTCTACGAGAGCGAACCCAAGCGGCCGGAGCCGCTCGTGGGTCTCGACAACGTCCTGCTGACGCCGCACATGGCGGGCTGGTCGCCCGAGGCGACGCAGAAGTCGGTGGACCACTTCCTTGCGAATGCCGAAGGGCACTTCGCAGGGCGTGGCGTGCTCACCCCGATCTGATGTCTTGCTCCTTCCCCCTCTGGGGGAAGGCTGGGATGGGGGCGGGCAGAGCGCTCGATGGATGCGCCGCTTGCCCCCACCCCCGCCCTCCCCCAGCGGGGGAGGGAGTCAATCCAAGGCCGAAGGGCGCCGAGCGCCCCAGCCG
This region includes:
- a CDS encoding 3-hydroxyacyl-CoA dehydrogenase/enoyl-CoA hydratase family protein, with the protein product MTNPRFQVKKVAVLGAGVMGAQIAAHLVNVRVPVVLFDLAAKEGPKNSIVTRAIDNLKKLKPAPLGDVADAGLIEQANYDDDLAKLGECDLIIEAIAERMDWKLDLYKKIAPHVAKHSILASNTSGLSITKLSEALPEALKPRFCGIHFFNPPRYMFLVELINTPTTQPQVLDDLEAFVTSTLGKGVVRAHDTPNFIANRVGIAGMLATLKEVEKFGLTPDVVDDLTGKKLGRASSGTFRTADVVGLDTMAHVVKTLQDNLNAESDPFYANFATPPVLAKLLELGNLGQKTKAGFFKKVGRDILRFDLQSGEYVPAGAKADEVYGRMLKKPAGERLKLLRESEGPQGQFLWAILRDGFHYAAVHLADIAESARDIDFAMRWGFGMKQGPFELWQEAGWAQVAKWIQEDIDAGKALSTAPLPKWVFEGAVAKAGGVHTPEGSWSASQGQFVPQRKLPVHDRQLFPESVLGANAADANTAGTTISDEGDVRVWTLDGEVLIASIHSKMHAISPDVAEALGAAVELAEAEYKGLVIWSPDEMFSVGADLQAMLPAFVVAGIGAVEGAEEELQNVMLKIRYASVPVVSAVRGMALGGGCELAVYSAKRVAAMESYIGLVEVGVGLIPGAGGLTYIARRAAENASASTGTDLLPFLTEGFTAAAMAKVGTGALDSKKLGYLLDSDVIVPNKDELLYVALQQAKAMSDAGYRAPLRRTFRVAGRSGAATIKGQLVNMRDGGFISAHDFHIASLIANVVTGGDVDAGSLVTEEYLMTLERKAFCSLIVHPKTQERIMGMLSTGKPVRN
- a CDS encoding endonuclease domain-containing protein, yielding MRNQSTPNARANAQVLRREMTDSERKLWSGLRAEQLGVKFRRQHPLGNYIADFACLAPRLIVELDGSQHQAQQGCDTRRDEFFRAQGFDVLRFASNDPFTNLDGVRQAIANRLVELTPSAPIPAFPRRGKEQENPGASS
- a CDS encoding acetyl-CoA C-acyltransferase → MSSKQIQDAYIVSATRTPIGKSHRGYLRNYRPDDLLATTLKAALAAVPGLDPKAIEDIICGCAIPESQQGLNVARIGAVLAGLPTSIGGITVNRFCASGLSAVQMAADRIRVGEADVMIAAGVESMSMVPMMGNSPSLSPSIFEREGDVGIAYGMGLTAEKVAQQWKVSREAQDAFALASHQKALAAQKAGKFADEITPIEVTDRAPNLETGESIAKTRTVNLDEGARPDTSIEGLAKLRTVFAARGTVTAGNSSQTSDGAGALILASEKAVKQYGLTPLARFVSFASKGVPPHIMGIGPIEAIPAALRYAGLKHEDIDWFELNEAFAAQSLAVINTLGLDPSKVNPMGGAIALGHPLGATGAIRAATVVHALRRENLKYGMVTMCVGMGQGAAGIFERV
- a CDS encoding alpha/beta fold hydrolase → MQAQQLPVDGGAQQLAVRRYEPAGAPRASIVIGGAMGVRQSFYEPFAQWLAGQGLRVWTFDYRGSGDSRGNAPLRGFKADLFDWARDYEAVIDTAKAALPDEPLYLLGHSLGAQLPGFLQRPEQVAGLVSIAAGSGYWRENAPKLRRSILYFWFVLVPLVTRLCGYFPGRKLKKVGDLPRGVILQWRRWCLHPRYSLGAEGESAVRSYGRVRFPVLALSITDDELMTLAGTESLVSFYAGAPSVVERIAPADVQARRIGHFGFFREQFSQSLWPGMVDKLHRLAALTAPAAPAAVQHANVPHTTA
- a CDS encoding acyl-CoA thioesterase; translation: MSSTQHPFDKALALHHSDIRVGHFTGMTSPDYWNMVGPFGGTTAALVLQSVMRHPDVLGTPIALTVNYAAALEAGAFDIQATAVRTNRSTQHWTVQITQAGASGAPNMTTTATVVTAARRDTWGESDMPMPEAPAPETVERMSIGPSGVAWINQYEMRPFSGGIPAKWDESRQHSETRIWLRDAQPRPLDFASLAAMSDMFYPRVWLRRAKHVPAGTVSITTYFHVGAAELAEVGTGYLLGRAAGQQFFNGFFDQTAHLWSEKGVLLATSNQIVYYKE
- a CDS encoding SDR family oxidoreductase produces the protein MAALQKAALIVGAGDATGGAIARRFAREGFAACVTRRSLDKLQPLVAQIEADGGRAHAFACDARKEEEVVALIEQIESTVGPIEVMVFNIGANVPESILTETARKYFKVWEMACFSGFLNGREVARRMVAREMPQGGHRGTIIFTGATASLRGAANFGAFSGAKMALRALAQSMARELGPQGIHVAHVVVDGAIDTEFIRSNFPERYALKESDGILNPDHIADSYWMLHSQPRDAWTHELDLRPWSEKF
- a CDS encoding 2-hydroxychromene-2-carboxylate isomerase, with translation MTKTVEFYFDFGSPAAYLAATQLPHVCADTGAELVWKPMLLGGVFQATGNHSPAEIKPKGPYMNIDLKRFARRYGVPFVHNPHFPINTLLLMRGATGMQMKEPARFGAYVDAVYHAMWVEPQNLNDPATVGAVLQNAGFDATALLALAGAQEVKDRLKAVTQEAVERGVFGAPTMFVGDQMFWGQDRLDFVREALDA
- a CDS encoding enoyl-CoA hydratase → MSDILVHTEAGVMTITFNRVDKKNSITSSMYAELADALVTAESEAAVRCVLIQGDPTIFSAGNDIGDFLNGPPATQESPVFRFLRGIATFPKPIVASVCGPAVGIGTTMLFHCDLVYAGDNAAFSMPFVNLGLCPEAASSLLVPQMLGYHRAAEALLLGEPFMAEAALEVGLVNRVVPPTEANGIAQTQARKLAAKPLSALVETKRLLKKGQLPAVLERMGEEGASFGRMLREPAAKEAFGAFMEKRKPDFSKV
- a CDS encoding ABC transporter substrate-binding protein; translation: MGLLAGTLAAPSVVLARVRPLRIGVIGSWSGPYAGGGRQFDAGMSVWLAAHNQQIAGRPVELLRRDVPGSAPEQARRNAQELVENERVDLFAGLDFSSNAYAVGTVAVQAKLPLVVMNAASSGITARCPYAVRLSFTIAQVTLPLARWALQQGLRDVCTVVADYASGVDAESTFVAGITAGGGQVGAMLRVPLNTLDYSAYMLRLRELKPQAVFFFLPSGQMPATFLKFWRDRGMADTGIRLLATGDATDDHYLEGIGELADGLVTSHHYSFAHESPANRRFTGVFETEYGSHLRPGYFAVAAHDALAAIDAAMSSPSARGSLSGERLVDAFRGLKFESPRGPIEIDAHTRDIVQTVYIRRTERREGRWVNQEFERFERVRDPGV
- a CDS encoding acyl-CoA thioesterase; protein product: MSDTSSAAAAATLKSLPTDMELVLKVIPMPADCNANGDIFGGWVMAQCDLAGSVIPARYAKGRQATVAVNEFIFKQPVRLGDILSFYSKLVRIGRTSVTVTVEVFAERFRAQGEYIKVTQATFTYVAIDDNGRPRVIEQPA